A genomic window from Anas platyrhynchos isolate ZD024472 breed Pekin duck chromosome 13, IASCAAS_PekinDuck_T2T, whole genome shotgun sequence includes:
- the LOC119718263 gene encoding uncharacterized protein — protein sequence MPSSYKGPEPIYICGVTGGSQQLTVLEAEVSLTGNEWEKHRIVTGPDAPCILGIDYLRRGYCKDPKGFRWAFGIAALETEGIKQLSTLPGLSEDPSVVGLLRVEEQQVPIATTTVHRRQYRTNRDSLIPIHKLIRQLESQGVISKTHSPFNSPIWPVRKSNGEWRLTVDYRGLNEVTPPLSAAVPDMLELQYELESRAAKWYATIDIANAFFSIPLAAECRPQFAFTWRGVQYTWNRLPQGWKHSPTICHGLIQSALEQGEAPEHLQYIDDIIVWGDTAEEVFEKGKKIVQILLKAGFAIKQNKVKGPAREIQFLGIKWQDGRRQIPMDVINKITAMSPPTNKKETQTFLGVVGFWRMHIPNYSLIVNPLYQVTRKKNEFEWGPEQRQAFEQIKQEIVHAVALGPVRTGPDVKNVLYTAAGENGPTWSLWQKEPGETRGRPLGFWSRGYRGSEARYTPTEKEILAAYEGVRSASEVVGTEAQLLLAPRLPVLGWMFKGRVPSTHHATDATWSKWVALITQRARIGNPSRPGILEVIMDWPEGKYFGISSEEEVGRAEEAPLYNQLPENEKKYALFTDGSCRIVGKHRRWKAAVWSPTRRVAEAAEGEGESSQFAEVKAIQLALDIAEREKWPVLYLYTDSWMVANALWGWLQQWKQNNWQRRGKPIWAAALWQDIAARVENLAVKVRHVDAHVPKNRATEEHQNNQQVDQAAKIEVAQVDLDWQHKGELFIARWAHDTSGHQGRDATYRWARDRGVDLTMDAIAQVIHDCETCAAIKQAKRSKPLWYGGRWLKYKYGEAWQIDYITLPQTRNGKRHVLTMVEATTGWLETYPVPHATARNTILGLEKQVLWRHGTPERIESDNGTHFRNNLIDTWAKEHGIEWVYHIPYHAPASGKVERYNGLLKTTLKAMGAGTFKNWDTHLAKATWLVNTRGSTNRAGPAQSNLLRTVDGDKVPVVHVKNMLGKTVWATPASGKGKPIRGIVFAQGPGYTWWVMQKNGEVRCVPQGDLILGENSP from the coding sequence atgccatcgagctataaaggaccagagcccatctatatttgtggagtgacaggaggatctcagcagttgactgtattggaggctgaagtaagtctgactgggaatgagtgggaaaagcaccgcattgtgactggcccggatgctccatgtatccttggcatagactatcttagaagaggatattgcaaggacccaaaagggttccggtgggcttttggtatagctgccttagagacagagggcattaaacaattatctaccttgcctggtctctcagaggacccctctgttgtggggttgctgagggtcgaagaacagcaagtgccaatcgctaccacaactgtgcaccggcggcaatatcgcactaaccgagactccctgatccccatccataagctaattcgtcaattggagagccaaggagtgatcagcaagacccattcacctttcaatagccccatatggccagtgcgaaagtctaatggcgagtggagactaacagtggactatcgtggcctgaacgaagtcacgccaccactgagtgctgcagtgccggacatgctggaacttcagtatgaacttgaatcgagggcagccaagtggtacgccacaattgatatcgctaatgcatttttctccatccctctagcagcagagtgcaggccacaatttgccttcacttggaggggagttcaatatacttggaataggctgccccaggggtggaaacacagccctaccatttgccatgggctgatccagtctgcgctagagcagggggaagctcctgaacacctgcagtacatcgatgacattattgtgtggggtgacacagcagaggaagttttcgagaaagggaagaaaatagtccaaatccttctgaaagccggttttgccataaaacagaataaagtcaaaggacctgcacgagagatccagtttttaggaataaaatggcaagatggacgtcgtcaaatcccaatggatgtgatcaacaaaataacagctatgtctccaccaactaacaaaaaagaaacacagactttcctaggtgttgtggggttttggagaatgcacatcccaaattacagtctgattgtaaacccgctctaccaagtaacccgtaagaagaatgagtttgaatggggccctgaacaacgacaagcctttgaacaaatcaagcaggaaatagtccatgcagtagcccttgggccagttcgaacaggaccagatgtaaagaatgtgctctacactgcagccggggagaacggccccacctggagcctctggcagaaagaacctggggaaactcgaggtcggcccctggggttttggagtcggggatacagaggatctgaggcccgctatactccaactgaaaaggagatattggcagcatatgaaggagttcgatctgcttcggaggtggtcggtactgaagcgcagctcctcctagcaccccgattgccggtactaggctggatgttcaagggaagggtcccctctacgcatcatgcaactgatgctacatggagcaagtgggttgcattgattactcagcgggctcgaataggaaaccccagtcgcccaggaatattggaagtgatcatggactggccagaaggcaaatactttgggatatcatcagaggaggaggtgggtcgtgctgaagaagccccactgtacaaccagttgccagagaatgaaaagaaatatgccctgttcactgatgggtcctgtcgtattgtggggaagcatcggagatggaaggctgctgtatggagtcctacgcgacgagttgcagaagctgctgagggagaaggtgaatcgagtcagtttgcagaagtgaaagccattcagctggctttagacattgctgaacgagaaaaatggccagttctctatctctacaccgattcatggatggtagcaaatgccctgtggggatggttacagcaatggaagcaaaacaactggcagcgtaggggcaaacccatctgggctgctgcattgtggcaagatattgctgctcgggtagagaacctggctgtgaaagtacgccacgtagatgctcatgtgcccaaaaatcgggctactgaagaacatcaaaacaaccagcaggtggatcaggctgctaagattgaagtagctcaggtggacttggattggcagcataaaggtgaattatttatagcccgatgggcccatgacacctcaggccatcaaggtagagatgcaacatacagatgggctcgtgatcgaggggtggacttgaccatggatgctatagcacaggttattcatgactgtgaaacatgtgctgcaatcaagcaagccaaacggtcaaagcctctttggtatggaggacgatggctgaaatataaatatggagaggcctggcagattgattacatcacactccctcaaactcgcaatggcaagcgccacgtacttacaatggtggaagcaaccaccggatggctggaaacatatcctgtgcctcatgccaccgcccggaacaccatcctgggccttgaaaagcaagtcctatggcgacatggcaccccagaaagaatagaatcagacaatgggactcacttccgaaacaaccttatagacacttgggccaaagaacatggtattgaatgggtgtatcacatcccctatcatgcaccagcctccgggaaagttgaacgatacaatggcctgttaaagactaccttgaaagcaatgggcgctgggacgttcaaaaactgggatacgcatttagcaaaggccacttggttagtcaatactaggggatctaccaaccgagctggacctgcccaatcaaacctgttacgtactgtagatggggataaagttcctgtagtgcatgtaaaaaatatgctgggtaaaacagtctgggctactcctgcctcaggaaaaggcaaacctattcgtggaattgttttcgctcagggacctggatacacttggtgggtgatgcaaaagaacggagaggtccggtgtgtacctcaaggagatttaatactgggtgagaatagcccatga